The Spirosoma foliorum genome has a window encoding:
- the recQ gene encoding DNA helicase RecQ yields MLSTNPPLTSTPTDYLKRYYGYDKFRPMQEAIIQSILSGRDTVVLMPTGGGKSVCFQIPALMLPGLTIVVSPLIALMKDQVGALHMNGIQAAYYNSTQTSREQREIENDCISGKLKLLYVSPEKLLTESFFNFLQLVNLSLFAIDEAHCISSWGHDFRPEYTQLHVLKEQFPAVPTIALTATADKLTRQDIATRLGMNDPAIFVDSFNRKNLSLQVLPGQNRIQQIVRLLQQKPNTSGIIYCLSRKSTESLAAKLQEKGFNAAFYHAKMDPDDRAKTQEAFLRDDVRIMCATIAFGMGIDKSNVRWVIHYNMPKNIESFYQEIGRAGRDGAAAQTVLFYSFADVATYKEMLAENNPANLGLQLAKLERMQQYADAHTCRRQILLSYFSEDFPEPCGNCDVCRDPRVTFDGTILAQKALSAMIRTGERVPMNLLIDILRGSRSQQIIQGGYDQVKTYGAGKDLRFEDWRNYIHHLINVGVIEIAYDQHYALRRGILADQVLYGGRKIDLVRPDDAPKPVVEKTKTKSETQRDDLFERLRVLRKQLADEQNVPAYVIFTDTTLEDMARQRPTTPDALRNVSGVGERKLQLFGKQFLGEILDYVRSRVQAGEKPKGSTQLVTLDLYNNGYTIDEIAAERQLTTGSVASHLVQLSKSGYDIDLVSLIDPIDRREIEKAIAAVGIEEGRLKPVYDYLGGRYDYGKLTLVMGLL; encoded by the coding sequence ATGCTTAGTACAAACCCTCCCCTTACGTCGACCCCAACCGATTATCTTAAGCGCTATTATGGATATGATAAATTCCGGCCTATGCAGGAAGCCATTATCCAATCCATTTTGAGTGGGCGAGATACCGTAGTTTTGATGCCAACAGGGGGAGGCAAATCGGTTTGCTTTCAGATTCCGGCACTTATGCTTCCGGGCCTGACGATCGTTGTTTCTCCCCTGATTGCCCTCATGAAAGATCAGGTAGGGGCTTTACACATGAACGGTATTCAGGCTGCTTATTACAACAGCACCCAGACCAGCCGGGAACAGCGCGAGATTGAAAACGACTGCATTAGTGGAAAACTCAAGCTACTTTACGTTTCGCCCGAGAAACTGCTCACCGAATCGTTTTTCAATTTCCTGCAACTCGTCAATCTTTCGTTATTCGCCATTGATGAAGCCCACTGTATTTCGTCCTGGGGGCACGATTTCCGGCCAGAATACACGCAATTGCATGTTCTGAAAGAGCAATTTCCGGCAGTCCCAACGATTGCGCTCACGGCCACGGCCGATAAGTTGACCCGACAGGATATTGCTACCCGGCTTGGCATGAACGACCCCGCCATATTTGTTGATTCATTCAACCGGAAGAACCTGAGTTTGCAGGTGTTGCCTGGTCAGAATCGCATTCAGCAAATTGTTCGCCTGTTACAGCAGAAACCCAATACATCGGGTATTATTTATTGCCTGAGCCGGAAATCGACCGAATCGCTGGCGGCTAAACTACAGGAGAAAGGGTTTAACGCGGCTTTCTATCATGCCAAAATGGACCCCGATGATCGGGCCAAAACTCAGGAAGCTTTTCTCCGCGACGATGTCCGCATTATGTGCGCCACGATTGCCTTTGGTATGGGGATCGACAAATCGAATGTGCGCTGGGTAATTCATTATAACATGCCCAAAAACATCGAGAGCTTTTATCAGGAAATCGGACGGGCAGGGCGCGACGGTGCTGCGGCCCAGACGGTTTTGTTTTATAGTTTCGCCGATGTAGCCACCTACAAAGAGATGCTGGCCGAAAACAACCCGGCTAACCTTGGCCTTCAGTTGGCCAAACTGGAGCGGATGCAACAATACGCCGATGCACACACCTGTCGTCGGCAGATTTTGCTTTCTTACTTTTCGGAAGACTTTCCCGAACCCTGCGGAAACTGTGATGTTTGTCGAGATCCACGCGTGACCTTTGATGGTACGATTCTGGCTCAGAAAGCACTCTCGGCCATGATTCGTACAGGAGAGCGGGTTCCGATGAATTTGTTAATTGACATTTTACGCGGGTCGCGGAGCCAGCAAATAATCCAGGGTGGCTACGATCAGGTAAAAACCTACGGTGCCGGAAAGGACCTCCGTTTTGAAGACTGGCGTAATTACATTCATCATCTCATAAACGTCGGTGTCATCGAAATCGCCTACGATCAACACTACGCGCTGCGCCGGGGTATCCTGGCCGATCAGGTATTGTATGGTGGCCGAAAGATCGATCTGGTACGTCCCGATGATGCGCCAAAACCAGTGGTCGAAAAAACGAAGACCAAATCAGAAACCCAACGCGACGATCTGTTCGAACGACTACGGGTATTGCGCAAGCAACTCGCCGACGAGCAGAACGTTCCTGCCTACGTTATTTTTACGGATACCACTCTCGAAGACATGGCCCGTCAGCGGCCAACCACGCCCGATGCGCTACGGAATGTGAGCGGGGTTGGCGAGCGTAAACTTCAATTGTTCGGCAAACAATTTCTGGGCGAGATCCTCGACTATGTACGAAGTCGGGTGCAGGCGGGTGAAAAACCTAAAGGATCGACCCAATTAGTAACGCTCGATTTGTATAATAATGGTTACACAATTGACGAGATTGCTGCCGAACGACAACTTACAACTGGCTCAGTAGCGAGCCATTTAGTGCAGCTTTCCAAGTCAGGCTACGATATTGATTTAGTCTCATTGATTGACCCTATTGACCGGCGCGAAATTGAAAAAGCCATTGCTGCCGTTGGCATTGAAGAAGGCCGTTTAAAGCCTGTTTACGACTATTTAGGCGGTCGTTATGACTATGGCAAACTGACGCTTGTTATGGGTCTTCTATAA
- the argS gene encoding arginine--tRNA ligase, with protein MDIQSIVAADIARSIAELYSGNACDVQLSPTKKEFEGQYTFVTFPLTKALRQAPAQIGQTIGAWLLENSSVVSAFNVVQGFLNISIADAAWVGLLNDIAANPSFGTLPSKEQSVMVEFSSPNTNKPLHLGHLRNNFLGDSVSKILAANGYDVVKTCIVNDRGVHICKSMLAYRMFGNGETPESASMKGDHLIGKYYVRFDRELKEQLKPILDSIYTKRDLSLFSETQQTQLKIHLQNLEGLEVRLSQEVQQLAFDEIAALGFNTEISLESAIDGKIKWKDVLKSIDDADVKIKERKQKELQKILKSVLAIEEEIDGEKDEVKDIAQTKAPLMLEVQQMLRLWEQGDPETVALWSQLNAWVYTGFDATYKRIGVSFDKTYYESNTYLLGKEIVEEGIQKGVFFRKDDSSVWIDLTAEGLDQKLVMRSDGTSVYMTQDLGTTDLKFQDFQNDRQIWVVGNEQDYHFNVLFAILRKLGRTYADGLYHLSYGMVDLPTGKMKSREGTVVDADDLIKETIDAASTAADEAAKGKLEDFSQEEKDALFQTLGLGALKYYLLKVDPQKRMQFNPAESVDLHGNTGPYIQYVHARIRSILRKAAELTMTLEGPVSATQLDELEQQLVFLLSQYTQRVAEAGTDYAPSYIAQYAYELAKTFNQFYDKLSILKETDPIKLHTRLVLSKTVSETIRKSMGLLGIEVPEKM; from the coding sequence ATGGATATTCAATCAATAGTAGCAGCCGATATTGCACGGTCAATCGCCGAACTTTATTCCGGCAATGCGTGCGACGTACAACTTTCGCCGACGAAAAAAGAGTTTGAAGGTCAATATACCTTTGTCACGTTTCCACTCACGAAAGCCCTCCGCCAGGCGCCTGCGCAGATAGGTCAAACGATTGGCGCGTGGTTGCTGGAAAATAGTTCAGTTGTCAGTGCATTCAACGTGGTACAGGGGTTCCTGAATATTAGTATTGCCGATGCCGCCTGGGTTGGTTTGTTAAATGATATTGCGGCTAATCCATCATTCGGTACATTGCCTTCGAAAGAGCAGTCGGTGATGGTTGAATTTTCGTCACCAAATACCAACAAGCCGCTTCACCTCGGGCACTTACGGAATAATTTCCTGGGAGACTCGGTCAGTAAAATTCTGGCCGCAAACGGCTATGATGTCGTAAAAACCTGCATTGTCAACGACCGGGGCGTTCACATCTGTAAGTCGATGCTGGCTTATCGGATGTTTGGCAATGGTGAGACACCAGAGTCGGCGAGCATGAAAGGCGATCACCTGATCGGGAAATACTATGTTCGATTTGATCGAGAGCTAAAAGAGCAGTTAAAGCCAATACTCGACTCTATTTATACTAAAAGAGACCTATCACTATTTAGCGAAACTCAGCAAACTCAGCTTAAAATCCATCTTCAGAATTTAGAGGGATTAGAAGTTCGTCTAAGTCAGGAAGTACAACAACTTGCTTTTGATGAGATAGCTGCATTAGGATTTAATACAGAAATAAGTCTAGAATCTGCTATTGATGGAAAAATTAAATGGAAAGATGTTCTGAAATCTATTGATGATGCAGATGTCAAAATAAAAGAGCGGAAGCAGAAAGAATTACAGAAAATACTAAAATCTGTTCTAGCTATTGAAGAGGAAATTGATGGAGAGAAGGACGAAGTAAAAGATATAGCGCAAACAAAAGCACCCCTCATGCTTGAAGTTCAGCAGATGCTGCGTTTGTGGGAGCAAGGTGACCCTGAAACAGTAGCGCTCTGGAGCCAGCTCAACGCCTGGGTGTATACGGGTTTCGATGCTACCTACAAACGGATTGGCGTTAGTTTCGACAAAACCTATTACGAATCGAATACATATCTGCTAGGAAAAGAAATTGTTGAAGAAGGAATCCAGAAAGGCGTTTTCTTTCGGAAAGACGACAGTTCCGTTTGGATTGATCTGACTGCCGAAGGACTGGATCAAAAGCTGGTGATGCGTTCTGACGGTACGTCGGTATATATGACGCAGGATTTGGGTACGACCGATCTGAAGTTTCAGGATTTTCAGAATGATCGTCAGATCTGGGTAGTTGGGAATGAACAGGACTACCATTTCAACGTGCTGTTCGCCATTCTGCGCAAGCTAGGCCGGACGTATGCCGATGGTCTGTACCACCTCTCATACGGCATGGTCGATCTGCCAACGGGTAAAATGAAATCGCGCGAAGGCACCGTTGTCGATGCTGACGATCTGATTAAGGAAACCATTGATGCGGCCTCGACAGCTGCTGATGAAGCGGCTAAGGGCAAACTGGAGGATTTCAGTCAGGAAGAGAAAGATGCACTTTTTCAGACGCTTGGTTTGGGTGCGTTGAAATACTACTTGCTGAAGGTTGATCCCCAAAAACGAATGCAGTTCAATCCGGCCGAATCGGTGGATTTGCATGGTAATACCGGGCCTTATATTCAGTACGTTCACGCCCGGATTCGCTCTATTCTGCGTAAGGCTGCTGAGCTTACCATGACGCTGGAAGGGCCCGTGTCGGCAACGCAATTGGATGAGCTTGAGCAGCAATTAGTGTTCCTATTGAGCCAGTATACGCAACGGGTAGCTGAGGCAGGAACAGACTATGCGCCTTCGTATATTGCCCAGTATGCGTATGAGCTGGCCAAGACGTTCAATCAGTTTTACGATAAGCTGTCAATCCTAAAAGAAACGGACCCGATTAAATTGCATACCCGACTTGTGTTATCAAAGACCGTTAGTGAAACTATTCGGAAGTCAATGGGTTTATTGGGGATAGAAGTGCCTGAAAAAATGTAG
- a CDS encoding penicillin acylase family protein translates to MRQLLRLFIAFLPFSCNSQTIQTTGLQQPVEIIRDRWGVNHIYAKNEHDLFFAQGYAAAQDRLFQLEIWRRQATGTIAELLGPQETKRDIGTRLFKFRGDINKELLHYHPHGPQIVGAFVDGINAYITEILKTPEKLPFEFRVLKTKPALWTSEVVISRHQGLLGNVRDELNYGRLVKLIGPDKLRELQWFHPASKPSDPDLTLHVNGEELFQPILELYEAFRLPLKFSDRLAKADEDEASRSDKSVDEWFETEKQFVGSNNWIISGNKSASGYPMLANDPHRSQSTPSLRYWVHLNAPGVDSPGWNVIGAGEPTLPGISIGHNDYGAWGLTIFETDNEDIYVYETNPANPNQYRYKGKGATYTWENMKILTETIPMKDGQSVRVELKYTRHGPVVFEDKEHHKAYAIRAGWLETGCAPYLASLRMNQSKNWTEFRQACTYSRVPGENMIWADRTGTIGWQAVGLSPIRQSSPGKNFTGLVPVPGDGRFEWSGYLPILQLPNKLNPSEGFVATANNNLTPVDFPHRDAVGWTWAAPSRAHRIEEVLGDGKRKNLVDFMALQADYLSIPARTLVPLLQNLASQSDRTTQALEYLRRWDYKLDPNSVAAAIYVAWEGQLKLAVYQQKVPKIAQPYLTSLPSKRVIDALLPPTASRDSLLLLCMDRAVTELTGRLGNDMTKWVYGQAKNKHITLTHPLSNMVDKAMRKKINLGPAIRGGYAETVNATSANLNQTHGASFRILVDTEDWDKTLGINTPGQSGNPDSPHYGDLFPIWADNKYFPVYFSKEKVKSVAEETTVLKP, encoded by the coding sequence ATGCGCCAGCTACTTCGGTTGTTTATAGCTTTTCTGCCATTCAGTTGCAATTCTCAAACGATACAAACGACGGGCCTGCAACAACCCGTCGAAATCATTCGCGATCGGTGGGGTGTGAACCACATTTATGCCAAAAACGAACATGATCTTTTTTTTGCACAGGGATATGCTGCCGCTCAGGATCGCCTGTTTCAACTGGAAATCTGGCGTCGTCAGGCTACGGGTACAATTGCCGAATTGTTGGGGCCTCAGGAAACCAAACGCGATATAGGAACGCGGCTCTTTAAGTTTCGGGGAGATATTAATAAAGAGCTGCTGCATTACCATCCACATGGTCCGCAAATCGTTGGGGCATTTGTCGATGGTATTAACGCCTATATCACCGAAATCCTGAAAACGCCCGAAAAGCTGCCTTTCGAATTTCGAGTACTGAAGACAAAACCCGCATTATGGACGTCCGAAGTCGTGATTAGTCGGCATCAGGGATTGCTGGGCAATGTTCGCGACGAACTCAATTATGGACGATTGGTGAAACTCATTGGCCCCGACAAACTTCGTGAACTACAGTGGTTTCATCCGGCCTCCAAACCCAGCGATCCTGACCTGACGCTACACGTCAATGGCGAGGAGTTGTTTCAACCAATCCTGGAACTGTATGAAGCGTTTCGCCTACCACTAAAATTCAGCGACCGATTAGCGAAAGCTGACGAAGATGAAGCCAGTCGATCCGATAAATCAGTCGATGAGTGGTTCGAGACAGAGAAGCAGTTTGTGGGGTCGAATAACTGGATTATTTCGGGTAATAAGTCGGCTAGTGGGTATCCGATGCTGGCCAATGACCCACACCGGTCACAATCGACGCCCTCGCTACGGTATTGGGTACACCTGAACGCGCCCGGCGTGGATTCGCCCGGCTGGAATGTGATCGGAGCAGGAGAGCCAACCTTGCCCGGAATTTCAATTGGGCATAATGACTACGGTGCCTGGGGGCTCACGATTTTCGAGACCGACAATGAAGATATATACGTCTACGAAACCAATCCCGCAAATCCCAATCAATATCGCTATAAAGGCAAAGGGGCGACCTATACGTGGGAAAACATGAAAATACTGACCGAAACTATTCCGATGAAAGATGGCCAATCGGTACGGGTTGAGCTAAAATATACGCGTCATGGTCCGGTGGTATTTGAAGATAAAGAACACCACAAAGCCTATGCAATTCGGGCAGGCTGGCTCGAAACGGGTTGCGCTCCCTATCTGGCGAGTTTACGGATGAACCAGTCGAAGAACTGGACCGAGTTTCGGCAGGCGTGCACCTATAGCCGCGTGCCGGGAGAGAATATGATCTGGGCCGATAGAACCGGAACGATTGGCTGGCAGGCCGTGGGTCTATCGCCCATACGGCAATCCAGCCCGGGAAAAAACTTCACCGGGCTGGTTCCTGTGCCAGGTGATGGGCGGTTTGAGTGGAGTGGCTATCTGCCCATTCTGCAACTGCCCAATAAACTTAACCCATCTGAAGGGTTCGTGGCTACGGCCAATAATAATTTGACGCCTGTGGATTTTCCGCACCGCGATGCCGTTGGCTGGACCTGGGCAGCACCTAGTCGGGCTCATCGCATTGAGGAAGTATTGGGCGATGGGAAGCGCAAGAATCTGGTCGACTTTATGGCGTTGCAGGCCGATTATCTATCCATTCCTGCGCGGACGTTGGTACCATTGCTCCAAAATCTGGCGTCGCAGTCGGACCGAACGACACAGGCGTTGGAATACCTGCGTCGATGGGATTATAAGCTTGATCCGAATTCGGTGGCTGCTGCTATTTATGTCGCCTGGGAGGGGCAGTTAAAACTGGCTGTTTACCAACAGAAGGTGCCGAAGATTGCGCAACCTTACCTAACCAGTCTTCCATCAAAACGGGTAATAGACGCTCTTCTTCCGCCAACGGCTTCTCGGGATAGTTTGTTGCTGTTGTGTATGGATCGCGCCGTAACAGAACTCACCGGGCGATTAGGCAACGACATGACCAAGTGGGTGTATGGCCAGGCCAAGAATAAGCACATTACCCTTACCCATCCGCTCAGCAACATGGTCGATAAAGCGATGCGGAAGAAAATTAACCTTGGCCCCGCCATTCGGGGAGGTTATGCCGAAACGGTGAATGCAACCAGCGCCAATCTGAACCAAACGCACGGCGCATCGTTCCGAATTCTGGTCGATACCGAAGATTGGGATAAAACGCTTGGTATCAATACACCCGGCCAATCAGGAAATCCCGATAGCCCACACTACGGCGATTTATTTCCGATCTGGGCCGACAACAAATACTTCCCCGTCTATTTCTCGAAGGAAAAAGTGAAGTCTGTCGCCGAAGAAACAACGGTGCTGAAGCCATGA
- a CDS encoding glutathione peroxidase, protein MKKSIIVSLIAVAVVFSLTSFMSLPQLVKAIFGGNKAISAPTDAAAPTKSLYDFTVNSLDGKPVALKAYKGKKVVILNVASKCGFTPQYADWEKFYKEHGDKVVVLGFPANNFKSQEPGSSEEIAEFCKKNYGVTFPMFEKVSVLGDDQAPLYKWLTTKSLNGWNEQAPTWNFCKYVINEKGELINFFGSKVKPEDEEFKKAIGI, encoded by the coding sequence ATGAAAAAGAGTATCATCGTTTCCCTGATCGCGGTTGCGGTCGTTTTTTCACTCACTAGTTTTATGTCGTTACCCCAGCTGGTAAAAGCCATTTTTGGCGGAAACAAGGCTATCTCGGCTCCCACCGATGCGGCAGCTCCTACCAAAAGCCTGTATGATTTTACGGTAAATTCGCTTGATGGCAAACCCGTAGCGCTGAAAGCCTACAAAGGCAAAAAAGTTGTCATTCTGAACGTTGCGTCGAAATGTGGCTTCACTCCTCAGTATGCCGATTGGGAAAAATTCTACAAAGAGCACGGCGACAAAGTGGTTGTTCTGGGTTTCCCAGCTAACAATTTTAAAAGCCAGGAGCCAGGCAGCAGCGAAGAAATTGCTGAGTTCTGTAAGAAAAACTACGGTGTGACTTTCCCAATGTTCGAGAAGGTATCGGTATTGGGCGATGATCAGGCTCCGTTATACAAATGGTTGACAACGAAGTCATTGAACGGCTGGAACGAACAGGCACCAACCTGGAATTTCTGCAAATATGTTATTAACGAGAAAGGTGAACTGATCAACTTCTTCGGCTCGAAAGTGAAGCCAGAGGATGAAGAGTTTAAGAAGGCTATTGGCATTTAA
- a CDS encoding lytic transglycosylase domain-containing protein, giving the protein MAAVKTGPGVVKTTHPISIFTTDTSRILPSNGLNNPELLVVDSTKRLFPIYFCGEEVPVNEPRVSRRWAQTLRTYGAQEEFLFDLRSRASEFFPIIDPILRKYKIPRDFRFMPLAESALDNRSVSYRGAAGYWQIMPGTARELGLKVNGKVDERLNLEKATIAVCRHLHQLYGELGSWTLVAAAYNGGITHVMNKMHQQSQTSYYRLRLHRETSHYLFRILAFKELLTNPRQYALLLSGSTMAELTKPLPSWHKPLALPKKIKDAPTIELVDEDFTDPTWGPRPNTALTKAPSDTDQFIASATSAATIPNAPDADLEKQGQHLPIKKLMMGLMVLRFRRPRILPSKKGEGIRPLHFWDWL; this is encoded by the coding sequence ATGGCCGCCGTAAAAACGGGGCCGGGTGTCGTTAAAACGACCCACCCGATCTCCATTTTCACCACCGACACGAGCCGAATTCTTCCCTCAAACGGTCTCAACAATCCTGAATTATTAGTCGTCGATTCGACCAAACGCCTGTTCCCAATTTACTTCTGTGGCGAAGAAGTACCGGTCAACGAACCTCGTGTATCGCGCCGTTGGGCACAAACCTTACGCACCTATGGTGCACAGGAAGAATTTCTTTTCGATCTCCGTTCACGGGCATCGGAATTTTTCCCAATCATTGACCCGATCCTTCGGAAATACAAAATTCCCCGCGACTTCCGCTTCATGCCGTTGGCCGAAAGTGCGCTGGATAACCGGAGCGTATCCTATCGGGGAGCCGCCGGGTACTGGCAAATCATGCCAGGTACCGCTCGCGAACTGGGTCTGAAAGTCAATGGGAAAGTGGATGAACGCCTGAACCTGGAAAAGGCAACCATTGCTGTTTGTCGCCATTTGCACCAGCTTTATGGGGAACTAGGTTCCTGGACATTGGTAGCAGCTGCCTACAACGGAGGAATCACCCACGTGATGAATAAAATGCACCAGCAAAGCCAGACAAGTTATTACCGGCTTCGGTTGCATCGCGAAACGAGTCACTATCTGTTCCGAATTCTGGCGTTCAAAGAACTTCTTACCAACCCACGCCAGTACGCCTTGTTACTAAGTGGCTCAACCATGGCCGAGCTAACCAAGCCACTGCCTAGCTGGCATAAGCCGCTGGCGCTTCCAAAGAAAATTAAGGATGCGCCTACCATTGAACTGGTTGACGAAGATTTTACCGATCCTACCTGGGGACCACGCCCCAATACGGCACTAACCAAAGCGCCATCGGATACAGATCAATTTATTGCCAGTGCGACTTCTGCCGCAACTATACCCAATGCTCCGGATGCCGATTTGGAGAAACAAGGGCAGCATTTGCCCATCAAAAAGCTTATGATGGGACTCATGGTTCTTCGGTTCCGTCGGCCACGAATTTTACCCTCGAAAAAAGGAGAAGGAATACGCCCACTGCACTTCTGGGACTGGTTATAA